Genomic segment of Apium graveolens cultivar Ventura chromosome 7, ASM990537v1, whole genome shotgun sequence:
AAAAGTAATATAATAATACTACTATAAAATATTAAATCTGAAAGGTGCAGCTCGACTAAATAGCTGCAATCTAGTGCAGTTGCTTCTCGTTCATGTTACACAAGAAAATtgatttgaaggaatattactacAAAGGGTAGATCGACTTCTAAGATGTGAACAGAATCAGTGAAGATATACAAAAGTGTGTGGCTGACCTGTGGTCAATCAATTGCCATTGGAGTGATACGCCTCCTGGCAGGCTTGCTTTCGGCTGGTGTATTGATCAATTTTGGTGATTCTTGTTTCTGCTCAGTGGTGTCTACAACTGGCAATGGCTGTTTCACCACATTAGTTTCTTGTTTCTGCTCAGTGGTGTCTACAACTGGCAATGGCTGTTTCACCACATTAGTTTCTGCAAGCAATTTTTGGCTACCTTCACTAGTCTCAGCTAGTATTGTTTGTTTCCCAGCACTGTTTTCCGCTTCAACATCTCTGCTGTTGTCCACTTTGTGTGTAGTTTCTTCAGTCATCCTAACATCTCCAGGTTTCTTCATAGGAGTATGCTCATTGCTTGTGGCATTTTTATCCTCTAAGAAGTGTCATGGAAACAAAACGGGAGGGCCAAGAGGAATAATTAGCTGTATACTGGAAACAATTGAATCtgataaaaaagaaaaatatcaaaaataaacTTCAAATTACCTGACAAACAGATGGGGGTCCCTAGCTCATCAGCGACAAATTCTACTAATGAACAGTAACCGTCCTGAGAAGATGATGCCAAATATTTGCCCGTAGGCGACCTAAAACAAACAATATATAATCCGATCAAACCCAAGGAGGTTCCTGCTTGTCAGCAAGCAAGAAAAACATAAATGCAGAGGCATGCTACAATACGTTATACGCCAAATATTATACATACCATGCAATGTCAGTTATAGCTGCATAGTGAAGTCCAGCATATACTGCTATTGGCTGAACACTTTCTGTATCATAAATGTATAAAGAGTTCAAAGTAGCAACTGCGAAAATAAAGCGATACGGAAGCTTGAAGAATGCAGCTGCACAAGTCACACACAATGATTAATTACAGTGACGCTATTGATAAAACTCCTCAAAGAGAAAGTCTTGAAAACTAGCTAACAATAAACAAATAAAAAGTTTCAAAGTAATAAATTTACATCCAGCGGTTCCACGCAGACTAAATGATTTAGGGCAGAAGCGTACTGCTACAACAGGTTTGCTTGCACTAGGGAGCAGAAGAGCTGGTCTGCATATCATAAGAATTCAAAGATGCATGAGAATTAGAGACCATTTAGCCTGACCccttagagcaagtccaatgctAAAGCTAAAATGACTAAGACTAAAGAGTGCATTTTGGTGCTAAATTAGAACTTCAACTCTGATGCTAGTTTCATTTTGCAACCAAACCTTTCCAAATTTACCTAAATTTTATCTCTCCTAAATTTCATTTAAAGCAAACCAACATTCATTTCATTTTAGTTATTTAATGATGTGGCAAGTATGCTATAGCCATATATAGTCCTAAATACGTGACCAACTATTCATTTATGCATTTATAGGACTAACTATAGATATGCATTGGAGTGGTGATTTTGCAAAGTTAGTTCCATATTATAGCTATAGAACCAATATAGCTAtgcattggacttgctcttacATAGCTTTTTTCCAAATAGGCCTTCACGGATCTCTTTTGAACTAATAGTAACATATGACAAAAACACAAAGCTATTTGGGGTTGCTACCAAGTAACTAGTGTTGCAAACTAGTTACTAATGCGTAATATAAAATCATAACACAGAAATTGTTTGTCCCGAGTCTTACCTAGAAAAATCTTTTCGGGAGAAAACATAAGCAGTATTTATTGGTTCTGAAAGTGGTGAAATTTTATAGGAACCTGCAATCAGAAAATATCTTCACATCAAAAACAGTTTTTGCAATTAAATATGCAAGTGCTTTTAGCTTTCAGTAGTTGAAGGGAACACTGAATAGAGGAATTGTACTAGTGAAATTTGAAGGGGAACTGTTAGACA
This window contains:
- the LOC141672983 gene encoding chromatin assembly factor 1 subunit FAS2, with the translated sequence MKGGTVQINWHDTKPVLTLDFHPFSGLLATGGADFDIKLWLINSGEGEKKVPSASYHNSLSYHGSAVNALRFSPSGEELASGADGGELILWKLHSSDAGQAWKVSKTLSFHRKDVLDLQWSSDGAFLISGSVDNSCIIWDMNKGSVHQILEAHCHYVQGVAWDPLAKYVASLSSDRSLRICVNKPTKMKGIEKMNHVCQHVITKVDQQTAENSKSAKIHLFHDETLPSFFRRLSWSPDGSFLLVPAGSYKISPLSEPINTAYVFSRKDFSRPALLLPSASKPVVAVRFCPKSFSLRGTAGSAFFKLPYRFIFAVATLNSLYIYDTESVQPIAVYAGLHYAAITDIAWSPTGKYLASSSQDGYCSLVEFVADELGTPICLSEDKNATSNEHTPMKKPGDVRMTEETTHKVDNSRDVEAENSAGKQTILAETSEGSQKLLAETNVVKQPLPVVDTTEQKQETNVVKQPLPVVDTTEQKQESPKLINTPAESKPARRRITPMAID